One Blastocatellia bacterium genomic window carries:
- a CDS encoding phosphatidylglycerophosphatase A — MRTRAESEIVERAPIRLSLGDHLAWWVATGGGSGLAPIAPGTVGAFLGVLFFVGTLFVERAFEAKGVGWIVVSIFLGVGVWASSRAGRRFERTDPPQIVIDEIVGQYLALAIVFGSGAAWPRWSAIGVSFVCFRLFDIWKPYPIRRVERWPSGIGIMADDVLAGGYAGLATHAILLLARQLS, encoded by the coding sequence ATGAGAACGCGTGCTGAGTCGGAGATCGTGGAGCGAGCACCGATTCGGCTCTCTCTTGGGGATCATCTTGCTTGGTGGGTCGCCACGGGAGGGGGAAGTGGTCTGGCACCGATCGCCCCGGGGACGGTAGGCGCGTTTCTGGGCGTCCTGTTCTTCGTGGGCACTCTCTTCGTAGAGCGCGCTTTTGAGGCGAAGGGAGTAGGGTGGATCGTCGTCAGCATCTTCCTGGGCGTCGGTGTGTGGGCGTCGTCTCGCGCGGGTCGGCGTTTCGAACGGACCGATCCGCCGCAAATCGTCATTGATGAGATCGTCGGACAATATCTGGCACTGGCAATTGTTTTCGGAAGCGGAGCGGCATGGCCGAGATGGAGTGCGATCGGCGTGAGCTTCGTCTGCTTTCGCCTATTCGACATTTGGAAACCGTATCCCATTCGGCGAGTCGAGCGCTGGCCGTCTGGCATTGGGATCATGGCCGACGATGTGTTGGCGGGGGGATACGCGGGGCTCGCGACCCACGCCATCTTGCTCCTCGCGCGACAACTCTCATGA